A region of the Planctomycetota bacterium genome:
TAAACCCATGCCGATCAACATTAATCCGTCTGAATTGGGCGACTTATTCTTCAGCAGCGCCTCGGAGATGGTCTCGTATGCCTTGTCGTATTTTATCTGGGCCAGCGCGACGCAGGCCATTCCCTTAACCGAAGGCGCCTTATCCTGGAGTAAGGCCAGAATGGCATCCTTGGCTTCTGGTAATCCGGTCATCCCCATTGCCGTGACTGCCGCAACGCGGACATCTTCGTCTTTCTCAATGCCCGGAGCTATTTTTTTTAATTCATCTAACGCTTCTTTGGTGCCGATTCTACCCAGGGCCAGGGCCGCATACGCCCTGATCATGCCTTGTTCCTTTTTGCCGCCGTCTCCGGTAAGGATTTTGCCTAAAACAGGAACTGCGGACGTATCTTTAAGGTTGCCTAAGGAAAGACAGACGGATGATTTTACTTCAGCGTTTTCCTTTTCGGCGGTTAATAAATCCCGGAGTATCTTGGGCGCGTCAGAGTCGCCGGGCAGGTAACCCAAGGCCAGCGCCGCATAGGAACGTTTTAAAGGCGGATTTTTAGTCTGCAGGATATTTTTTAGAATCGGTATCACCGAAATGTCGGATGTGAGTCCCCAGCCTATGAGAACATTATTCGCGACGAAGTAACGGGTTTCGGTCTCATTGGCCTTTTTGAGAGCCTCGATGGCTTTAGGGCTGCTGATTGCGGGATTCTGGGAATCCTGGGCTTTGCCCAGGGCAATAGCCGCCCGGAATGCCAAGTAGATATCCTTATCTGCTACGCCGTCTACCAGCGCATTGAGAAGTTCGTCGTAAATAGGAGAAATCGAAAATGATTTAGTGCCTCCCTGGTCCACAATATTTGCCCACTCAATAGTCTCCCGGAATGCGAGATATCTATCACGATTTCGGGTCCACCAGGCCTCCCATGGTTCAGCCACGCCTAACAGTGATTGGGCGCTCTGAATTAATGGCATCAATCCAGGACCTAATTGGGGGCGGGGAGGCGCTGAAGGCGCCGGCGGCCTGGTCGTTGGAGTGGTTTCGCCTGATGGAGGTGCGGGTGTGCTTGGAGCCGGAGTTGAGCCGCCGCTGCCGCCACGCGGGCAGCAACTGTCCAGTAAATTCATATCCGCGGTCAGGAGAAAAAGCCCAAGTAATAATATAATAGCCCCCGCCAGATATTTTATGGTTTTCATAGCTACCTCCTTTTTAGTCCTGCCTGCCGGTCGGAGTGTAAGGGTTTACCAAACTGGTATCGGCAGGATGTGATCCAGTATCATCATCTGCATATCAACGCTGTCCGATGTTATCCGGTCAACTGGATTTATCGGATTTTTATCCATCAGGAATCCTATGCCGACCATTACGGCCTTACGCATCTCAGGGTTA
Encoded here:
- a CDS encoding HEAT repeat domain-containing protein, whose protein sequence is MKTIKYLAGAIILLLGLFLLTADMNLLDSCCPRGGSGGSTPAPSTPAPPSGETTPTTRPPAPSAPPRPQLGPGLMPLIQSAQSLLGVAEPWEAWWTRNRDRYLAFRETIEWANIVDQGGTKSFSISPIYDELLNALVDGVADKDIYLAFRAAIALGKAQDSQNPAISSPKAIEALKKANETETRYFVANNVLIGWGLTSDISVIPILKNILQTKNPPLKRSYAALALGYLPGDSDAPKILRDLLTAEKENAEVKSSVCLSLGNLKDTSAVPVLGKILTGDGGKKEQGMIRAYAALALGRIGTKEALDELKKIAPGIEKDEDVRVAAVTAMGMTGLPEAKDAILALLQDKAPSVKGMACVALAQIKYDKAYETISEALLKNKSPNSDGLMLIGMGLTGHEKAKTDLRKILADNKKSRALLRGAAAIALGLLKDTETLPTIVNILKDEKQQNDTILTPYLLLTLAMLNEQKKEEIVVEGDGIGSKSARIKELSDLEKQTLDILQKMWSKADKSLSITAYTNLVIALMKLTSREKMTEELLKHIGSKDATLRTYALHTLGLIGNKATAKAFVEAYKDNNPEVRKAAITGIGFLMDKHPVNPIDKVTADNIDISNELEIMKHLLPIPVW